The genomic window TTCCATAACGGGTTAACAATTCAGCGGCTTCATCATAACCAATATTCAGTTCATCGGCAACCATTTGTGTCCCACGGTCTACCAGTTTATGATTGGTTAACTGCATATCGACCATTTTATTGCCAACTACACGCCCCAACTGAACCATAACGGTAGTGCTTAACATATTTAGCACCATTTTTTGCGCCGTACCAGATTTCATGCGGGTTGAGCCGGTTACAAACTCAGGGCCAACCACCACTTCAACCGGAAAATCCGATTCAGCAGCAATAGGTCCACCGGTATTACAAACGATGCAACCTGTTAAAATACCATGCTTACGTGCCGTGTTTAATCCGCCGATTACATAAGGCGTAGTACCTGACGCTGCCAGGCCAACCAAACAATCTTTTTCATTAATTTCAAATTCCTGAAGATCTTTCCAGGCTTGTTCCGCATCATCTTCAGCAAATTCTACCGCTCTTCTAATCGCAGTATCTCCACCTGCAATAATTCCAACGACCCAATCAAAGGGAACACCGTATGTAGGTGGGCATTCTGATGCGTCTACTACACCTAAACGACCACTTGTGCCCGCACCTATATAAAAGAGACGGCCGCCTTTTTTCATTCGCTCGGCCACTGCCGATGTTAATTTTTCGATCTGAGGCAAAGATTTTTCAACTGCAAATGCTACAGTTTTATCTTCGTTATTAATGCCCTGCAAAACTTCTAACACCGACATCTGATCGATGTGGTTATAGTTAGATTCTTGCTCGGTAACTCTATTCATAAATTTAATTTTGATAAAATTCGGTAAATTCTTTCTAAAAACTACCCTAAAAACCCAAAAATATCTATCATAAATTTCAACCTATCGCTCCATCGCGTTAATTAATGTTAAATATTATAAACAAAAGACATGAAAATGCAGTTAAAAAATATATCAACTCGCTAATTTTCATAAATTTGCAGTAACGCTGATGAAAAAAAATACCCGAAATAACGTACTGATCGCTGCAAGCTATTCTGTAATTTTAATAGTGGGTATGTTTTTGGGTATAAAATTCATTAAAGATCAAGGCTTTGGCGTTAAAAAGAGCCCTCAACTCGCCAGCAATAGCGATGAGAAATTAAACGAGATCTTACACATCATCAACGGTAATTATGTTGATGACATCAATACCGATTCGCTTCAAAACTTACCCATAGATAGCGTTTTACACCAACTCGACCCACATAGTGTTTACCTACCGCCAACCGATGCGCAGGATATGACCGATAACCTGGAAGGAAACTTTGAGGGTGTGGGCATAGAATATTATATGCTTAACGATACCATGATGGTTACCGGCGTGGTTAAAGATGGCCCTGCTTATCAGGCGGGGATAAAACTGGGCGATAAAATTCTGAGTATCGACACAGCAGTTGTAAGTGGAAGAAACTTACCAAAAGACCAACTTACAGGCCGATTTAAAGGCAGATCAGGAACTGGCGTGAGCGTAGTGCTTTTACATCCAGGCGCACCGCAAAGTAACCGCATTATGGTTACACGAGGCAAAGTAAACATCAGCAGTATTGATGCCGCTTATATGATCAATAACGAAACAGGTTATGTACGGATCAGCAAGTTTGGCGCCAATACCGATAACGATTTCTCTGTTGCAGCCAATAACCTGAAAGTAAGGGGCATGAAAAAACTGATTCTTGACCTGCGCGATAATGGAGGGGGTTATTTTACGGCAGCTACAGGCTTGGCCGATCAGTTTTTAGCTGAGAACAAACTGATAGTATATACACAGGGTAAACATGAGCCACGTACCGATTATTTTTCTACCGGTACTGGTGCTTTTCAAAATGGCAAACTGGCTATCCTGATCAATGAAAATACCGCTTCGGCCAGCGAAATTGTAGCTGGAGCCATCCAGGATCTGGGACGCGGAATTATTGTTGGCCGCCGTTCTTTTGGCAAAGGCTTGGTACAAGAGCAATTTGCTTTTGGCGATGGCTCTGCATTGAACTTAACCATCGCTAGATATTACACACCATCTGGTCGTAGTATCCAAAAATCGTATAAAAAAGGTTACGACGCCTATAAACATGAATTAGACGAACGCATGATGGACGGAGAGCTTACCGGAGACCGGACCTCTTTTCAGGACTCTATTGAGAAAACCGAAGGCGTAAATATTCAGCCCAACAGAAAAGTTAAACCGATTGGCGGTATCCAGCCAGATGTATTTGTAAAATTAGACACCAGTGGCTACAATAAGTTTTACAGCAATTTAGTGAGCAAAAAAGTGCTTTCTGATTATGTATTTAATGTACTTACCAATAAGTATAGCGCCAGTTTTGTAGAGCAGAACATCAATATCTTTACTATAAATGATAACGACTTTAAAGACTTTATCGGATATCTTCAACGCAAAAATGTAGCGATAGACCGTTTTCAATTGTATAATTCGAAAAATGTGATTCTGAATGATTTAAAAGCTTTGCTTTGCCGTTATTATCTGGGCGATGTAGGTTATTACAAGGCTGCAAACCAAACCGACAATGCCGTAAGACAAGCGCTACTTAACCTTCAATAGCCATATTTTATATTTCTTGAAGGATCAATCTAGCCGCCAAAAAGAATTTTAATTTCACTAAAACAATTTAAATCAAAATAATATTCTTAATTAAAAACAAATAATAATACTATATTTTGTTTTATTACTTTTGCCAGCTAATCATATTTTTATGGAAGCGAGCAAATTACAGGCAAAAGATCAACAGGTATTAAAGGATCTGCTATCGCATGTTAAAAAACAGACCGATTTATTTTTAGGTTATCCCGTTTCAAAGGACTTCGATTATCAGGCACTTTCTGATTTTTTAAAATATCCGATGAACAACTTGGGCGATCCTTTCGTTACTTCGACCTATGCTGTAGGCTCGCGTGAACTGGAGAAAGAAGTAGTCCGGTTTTTTGCTGAACTTTTCCGTGCGCCAGCAGATAACTGGTGGGGTTATGTAACCAATGGTGGCTCAGAAGGAAATCTTTATGGCTTGTACCTTGCCCGCGAATTACACCCAAAAGGAATGGTTTATTATTCTGAAGCTACACATTATAGCGTACAAAAGAACCTGCACTTACTCAACATGTCGAATATCGTTATCCGCACCCAGGAAAATGGAGAAATCGATTACGAAGACCTTGAACACACCATTAGGATGAACCGCCACATGCCTGTTATCATTATGGCCAATATTGGTACCACCATGACCGAAGCACGTGATGATGTGGCCAAAATTAAAAGCATCTTAAAAAAACTGGCTATCCAACATTATTATATCCATGCGGATGCTGCACTTTCTGGCACCTATAGTGCGTTGATTGAACCCAGACCAGCATTCGATTTTGAAGATGGTGCAGACAGCATCGCCATTAGCGGTCACAAGTTTTTTGGCTCGCCGATGCCTTGCGGTGTAGTAGTTGCCAAAAAATCGAACCGCGATAGGATTGCCCGTTCTGTGGCTTACATCGGAAGTATTGATACCACCATTACCGGATCTAGAAATGGCCATAGCCCCTTATTTTTATGGCACACCATTAAACGTTTGGGGATAACAGGTTTAAAAAGCAGGGCCATGCACAGTTTAGCAACAGCAGCTTATACCGAACAAAAACTTAAAGCGCTGGGTATTGCTGCGTGGCGAAACGTGAATGCCATAACCGTAAACTTCCCTACTCCATCTGCAACAATCTGTAAAAAATGGCAGTTGGCAGCAGAACAGGGTAACTCACATGTCATTTGCATGCCCAACGTAACGCAAGCGCATATCGATCTATTGATTGCTGACCTTGAAGCTGAAATTGTATTGCAGGATTGATGCAAACATTTTAATGACCCCGATGTTTAATAAGGATGCTAAATTAGTATTACACGTTAAACACACCTAGTGATAAGTAATTGTACTATGGCTATCAATTTCCCGCTGATCACACAGATTAACGCAGCATGAAATCCGAAATCAGCGTTTTTCTGCGAAATTTTGCGGGATTATATGTACCTTTTTATGTTAACATAATACGCTATGAAAATAATAATTGTAGGCGCAACAGGCACGTTGGGCAAAAAAGTAGCTGAAGCTTTTGAGCAAAAGCATGAGATCATCCGCGTTGGAAATACCAAAGGTAATGTTCAGGTAGATATTACCAATGAAGCATCGATTAAAGCCATGTTTGAGCAGACTGGTGCTTTTGATGCCCTGATCAGTACCAGTGGAAAAGGCCCTTTTACGCCTGTTAGTCAGATGACGGGTGAGGTATTTAAGAGTGGCTTACTGGACAAACTATTGGGTCAGGTTAACCTCGTGCTTATTGGTCAGCATTACATTAATAAAGGTGGCTCATTTACCCTAACCTCGGGCATATTGGCTGATCATCCTGTAGCTGCTGGTGCCGCACTAAGTGCAGTAAATGGAGGATTAAATTCTTTTGTTCTTGCTGCTGCTCCAGAACTCGAAAACGGGGTTCGTATAAATGCCATCAGTCCCAACGTGGTTGAAGATTCGCCTGCTTATTTCGATTCTTTTCCTGGCGAAATTCCGGTTAGTATGGAGAAAGTAGTTAAAGCTTACGAGAAAAGTGTGCTGGGTATTGTAACAGGACAGGTAATAAAGGTTTATTAATTACACTCGGCATTTTTAAGACATTTTTTTTAACAAAAGCTTGTTCTAAAATTTTTGATTATTCAAAACCCAAAGCTTTATATTAGTCTATCTAACAAACTCAAGCATGATAGAAACAGAACGCCTCATTTTAAAACCTTTAACACACGATCAGCTTTTAAAATACATTAAAGATGATCATTCACTTGAAGAAGAGTTTGGCCTTTTACCAACCAAAAAGAACATCTCTCCTTCGCTTCACGACGCTTTGGAAGAAACGATTTTACCTAACGTTTTTGATAAAGATAAAGATTATCTATACCATACCTTATGGACAATCATATCTAAACCCGATCATAGAATGGTAGGCGATATCTGTTTTGTTGGTGAGCCTGATCCAAATGGCGAAATCGAAATCGGTTATGGTACTTACGAAGAATTTAGAGGTAAGGGTTTTATGACGGAAGCCGTTGGCCGATTAATAGAATGGGCTAAGGAACAGCCAAAAGTGAAATCTGTTTTTGCCGCGACCACAAAAGACAATGTGGCCTCGTATTCCATTTTAGAAAAAAACAACTTTATCCATATTGGAGAAGTTGATGATATGTTAAGCTGGAAAATTGAATTGAAGTAATGTTGCAGACACGGATTATAAATATGTCTGAATAGAATCTATGTAGTTAACGTCATCCTGAATTTATTTCAGGATCTATCCAACAAGGTTATTTTTTACATGAAAGATGCTGAAACAAGTTCAGCATGACGACCGTTTTATAATTTACACCACAATCTCAAACAAACTTAAACTGATTCCTTCATAGTGTTTCGGTAGCCCCTCGGTTTTTTCCATAGTCACTACGCCAACATAATCAAAGCCACAGCCTGTATAATATTCGAGTAGTTTTTCATTATCCGCCCAGGTGTCCATTCTGATAAACTTAATGTTATTCTTTGCAGCGTAATCCTTAGCCCATTTGATAATTTCCTTCACAAAAGAATAACCCCTAAATTCGGGATGGGTTACAATCCTGTGGATATAAATCGCATCATGATCCCGCTCTCCCCAAATTAACTCATCGTTAAACGTAACGGCAAATACACAGGCCACCACGCCATCTACAAAGAATTTTATATTGGCGGCTTTCATCAATTTCAGTTTGCACCATTTCTCTGCTAAAGCCTTGCCAGTGTTTGTTAAATACTTTCTTTTGATGGGCAATAGCCATATCGTAAAATTCGAAAATGACATCGATGTCGGCTGACAGGCTGTTTTGTACTTGTAATTGCATTGCCAAAGTTACCGATAAATTACAGATTGTGGCTATCGCCCGTCATTCCCATGCAGGTGGGAATCTTAAAGGTTAGCGCATTAAGATTCCAAATCAGGTTGGGAATGACGACCTCTCTATAAATATCGCTTCAACTCCAATGTTCCGTTAAAAATGATCATTCAGAATGACAAAAAACAAAAACAGGGCTGCTTTCGCTATGAATGCAGCCCTGTTTTTAATAATATGGTTAGGCATTTCGACCTTAAGCCTTATACCTTCAAGCCCTCAACCTTAACTTATTTCTGTCTGAAATAAATCTGGATCGGTGCACCAGAAAAATCGAAGTTTTCTCTCAATTTGTTCTCGATGAAACGTTTATACGGATCTTTAATGTACTGTGGCAAGTTGCAGAAAAAAGCAAACATTGGTGAAGTAGCATTAATTTGTGTGATGTATTTAATTTTAATGTGTTTCCCTTTTAATGCCGGTGGTGGGAATTTCTCGATCAGCGGCAACATCACATCATTCAATTTAGATGTAGGGATTTTCTTGCTACGGTTTTTGTAAACTTCCAAAGCCGCTTCAATTGCTTTAAAAATACGTTGCTTGTTTAATACCGAAGTAAATACAATTGGCACATCGGTAAACGGACGGATACGCTCATGAATCTGCTCTTCGAAAGCTTTCATCGTTTGTGTATTCTTTTCGATCAGATCCCATTTGTTAACCAGAATTACGATCCCTTTTTTGTTCTTCTCGGCCAGGTGGAAGATATTGATATCCTGACTTTCGATTCCTTCTACTGCATCGATCATTAATACCACAACATCAGCTTCTTCTAAAGCTTTAATGGTACGCATTACCGAATAAAACTCTAAGTTTTCTTTAACTTTTGTTTTTTTACGTAATCCGGCAGTATCGATCAGCATAAACTCATGACCGAACTGGTTATAATGAATTTTGATCGAATCGCGGGTTGTACCTGCATTTGCAGTAACAATATTACGTTCTTTACCAATTAATGCATTAACCAGAGAAGACTTGCCCACATTCGGACGACCAGCAATGGTAATTTTAGGCAATTGATTTTCTTCTTCCGGAATATCTTCGAAATTTTTAACAACCTCGTCCAACAACTCTCCTGTTCCAGAACCCGTCATCGATGATAATGCATATACATCACCTAATCCAAAGCCATAAAAAGTATGGATTTCGTTGTACAAAGCGGTATTATCTACTTTATTTGCACAAACATAAACAGGCTTATTACTTCTCCGTAATACCTGGGCGATGTCGTCATCTAAATCGGTGATGCCTGTAGTTACATCAACCATAAAGATTAACACACTGGCTTCTTCGATGGCGATCATTACCTGCTCGCGGATTGCGGCTTCGTAAACATCTTCTGAGTTGGCTACATAACCACCAGTATCAATTACGGTAAATTGTCTGTCTGTCCATTCACCCACTCCATAGTGCCTATCGCGGGTTACCCCGCTGATATCATCTACAATCGCCTTACGGCTTTCGGTTAATCTATTAAAAAGGGTGCTCTTGCCTACGTTTGGCCTGCCTACGATGGCTATAATATTACTCATGGTGCTTTTGATAGTTAATGGCTTATAGTTAATGGTCGTGATGTTTAGGCAAGCTGCTCAAACTATTTGGCTATCAGCCATTGACTATCAACTACTAACCGATTTATTTCGGGCTGCAAAGGTAAGGTTAATTTTCGTAACCTCCATTAATATTAATTTTTATACTTTTCTAAAAGTCCTTTTATTACCTCTTCTGTTAATTGATTTCCTTGCAATAAGGGAAAGCCCTCCCACCTAACAATTCCTTTCGGATCGATAAGAATAGCATGTGGAATACCTTTAACCTGAAGTGAGTCTTTTACCGTTCCCTTAGTGTCTATGGCTTCAAAATAGTTGATCTTAGGATTATTAAAAGCTTCTACTTTTTCTGCTGCTTCATCAGAAACACCAATAATTACAACTTTATCGGCATATTTCTTTTGAAGATCGTTTAATGTAGGGATATATGCCCTACATGGTCCGCACCAGGTTGCCCAAAAATCGATCAGTACAAACTTCCCTTTGGTATCGGGCTGTTTTGAAATCCATTTTTCAACAACCAGGTCTGGCGCTTTTTCGTTCAGGATAGATTTTGCCCACAATTTTTTACCATTGTTTGTTTCCTGGGCAAAAACTGCTGTACCGATCAGCAGAAAGAGAAACATTAAATTTTTCTTCATATCCTAAAAATCGAAATTAATTATCGTAACCGAAGCTTTTTAAGTAATTCTTTTTACTTCTCCAGTCGGGAATTACCTTCACAAACATCTCCAGAAAAACCTTGTTGTCTAAAAATTTCTCAATTTCTAAACGTGCTTCGGTACCTACCTTTTTCAGCATGCTTCCGGCCGTACCGATTAAAATGTTCTTTTGCGAATCGCGTTCGACCACAATTTCTGCAGTAATCCTGATCAATGCACCTTTGCCATTTTTCATTTCCTCTTCTTTAAAACTCTTCACAATTACCTCGGTACTGTAAGGAATTTCTTTCTGATAATTAAGGAAGATTTTTTCGCGGATAATCTCCGAAACAAAGAAACGTTCTGAGCGATCGGTTAAATCTTCTTTGTCGTAATATGGTGGATGTTCTGGCAACATTTCGAGCACGCGATCCAATAATCCGTCGACATTGTGTTTATGCAAAGCAGAAATTGCATAAATAGCAACCGGATTTAACTTCTCCTGCCAATAGGCAATCTTCTCATCAACCTGTTCTTGTAATGCTTTATCTATTTTATTGATGAGTACAATTGTAGGGATATTACGGTTCAGAATTTTCTCCAGAACGTCTTCCTCATCATGCTCTTCGTTGATGTCGGTTACGAATAAAAGTACGTCGGCATCGGTCAAAGATCCGTTAACAAAGCTCATCATACTCTCTTGTAAACTGTATTTTGGCTTAATTATACCGGGAGTATCAGAGAAAACGATCTGATATTCTTCTTCATTTACGATCCCTAAAATGCGGTGTCTTGTGGTTTGTGCCTTAGGAGTTATAATGCTAAGTCGCTCGCCTACAAGCACATTCATGAGGGTAGATTTACCTACATTTGGTTTACCTATTATACTAACAAAACCTGCTTTATGCGCCATTAAAATATTTTTTAAAAAAAATTTGCAGCACAAAGAAACGAATTATATCTTTGCATTCCAATTCGGAAACAGAGTTAAGGATTTAATTCAAAGAAAAAAACGAGTTGTATAGAGTGCGGGGTGGAGCAGTTGGTAGCTCGTCGGGCTCATAACCCGAAGGTCGCACGTTCGAGTCGTG from Flavobacterium sp. W4I14 includes these protein-coding regions:
- a CDS encoding N-acetylmuramic acid 6-phosphate etherase (product_source=KO:K07106; cath_funfam=3.40.50.10490; cog=COG2103; ko=KO:K07106; pfam=PF01380; superfamily=53697; tigrfam=TIGR00274), with amino-acid sequence MNRVTEQESNYNHIDQMSVLEVLQGINNEDKTVAFAVEKSLPQIEKLTSAVAERMKKGGRLFYIGAGTSGRLGVVDASECPPTYGVPFDWVVGIIAGGDTAIRRAVEFAEDDAEQAWKDLQEFEINEKDCLVGLAASGTTPYVIGGLNTARKHGILTGCIVCNTGGPIAAESDFPVEVVVGPEFVTGSTRMKSGTAQKMVLNMLSTTVMVQLGRVVGNKMVDMQLTNHKLVDRGTQMVADELNIGYDEAAELLTRYGSVRKAVEAGHISE
- a CDS encoding carboxyl-terminal processing protease (product_source=KO:K03797; cath_funfam=2.30.42.10,3.90.226.10; cog=COG0793; ko=KO:K03797; pfam=PF03572,PF13180; smart=SM00228,SM00245; superfamily=52096; tigrfam=TIGR00225; transmembrane_helix_parts=Inside_1_6,TMhelix_7_29,Outside_30_535) — translated: MKKNTRNNVLIAASYSVILIVGMFLGIKFIKDQGFGVKKSPQLASNSDEKLNEILHIINGNYVDDINTDSLQNLPIDSVLHQLDPHSVYLPPTDAQDMTDNLEGNFEGVGIEYYMLNDTMMVTGVVKDGPAYQAGIKLGDKILSIDTAVVSGRNLPKDQLTGRFKGRSGTGVSVVLLHPGAPQSNRIMVTRGKVNISSIDAAYMINNETGYVRISKFGANTDNDFSVAANNLKVRGMKKLILDLRDNGGGYFTAATGLADQFLAENKLIVYTQGKHEPRTDYFSTGTGAFQNGKLAILINENTASASEIVAGAIQDLGRGIIVGRRSFGKGLVQEQFAFGDGSALNLTIARYYTPSGRSIQKSYKKGYDAYKHELDERMMDGELTGDRTSFQDSIEKTEGVNIQPNRKVKPIGGIQPDVFVKLDTSGYNKFYSNLVSKKVLSDYVFNVLTNKYSASFVEQNINIFTINDNDFKDFIGYLQRKNVAIDRFQLYNSKNVILNDLKALLCRYYLGDVGYYKAANQTDNAVRQALLNLQ
- a CDS encoding histidine decarboxylase (product_source=KO:K01590; cath_funfam=3.40.640.10,3.90.1150.10; cog=COG0076; ko=KO:K01590; pfam=PF00282; superfamily=53383); translation: MEASKLQAKDQQVLKDLLSHVKKQTDLFLGYPVSKDFDYQALSDFLKYPMNNLGDPFVTSTYAVGSRELEKEVVRFFAELFRAPADNWWGYVTNGGSEGNLYGLYLARELHPKGMVYYSEATHYSVQKNLHLLNMSNIVIRTQENGEIDYEDLEHTIRMNRHMPVIIMANIGTTMTEARDDVAKIKSILKKLAIQHYYIHADAALSGTYSALIEPRPAFDFEDGADSIAISGHKFFGSPMPCGVVVAKKSNRDRIARSVAYIGSIDTTITGSRNGHSPLFLWHTIKRLGITGLKSRAMHSLATAAYTEQKLKALGIAAWRNVNAITVNFPTPSATICKKWQLAAEQGNSHVICMPNVTQAHIDLLIADLEAEIVLQD
- a CDS encoding NAD(P)-dependent dehydrogenase (short-subunit alcohol dehydrogenase family) (product_source=COG1028; cath_funfam=3.40.50.720; cog=COG1028; pfam=PF13561; superfamily=51735); amino-acid sequence: MKIIIVGATGTLGKKVAEAFEQKHEIIRVGNTKGNVQVDITNEASIKAMFEQTGAFDALISTSGKGPFTPVSQMTGEVFKSGLLDKLLGQVNLVLIGQHYINKGGSFTLTSGILADHPVAAGAALSAVNGGLNSFVLAAAPELENGVRINAISPNVVEDSPAYFDSFPGEIPVSMEKVVKAYEKSVLGIVTGQVIKVY
- a CDS encoding ribosomal-protein-alanine N-acetyltransferase (product_source=KO:K03790; cog=COG1670; ko=KO:K03790; pfam=PF13302; superfamily=55729); the encoded protein is MIETERLILKPLTHDQLLKYIKDDHSLEEEFGLLPTKKNISPSLHDALEETILPNVFDKDKDYLYHTLWTIISKPDHRMVGDICFVGEPDPNGEIEIGYGTYEEFRGKGFMTEAVGRLIEWAKEQPKVKSVFAATTKDNVASYSILEKNNFIHIGEVDDMLSWKIELK
- a CDS encoding ribosomal protein S18 acetylase RimI-like enzyme (product_source=COG0456; cath_funfam=3.40.630.30; cog=COG0456; pfam=PF00583; superfamily=55729), which encodes MSFSNFTIWLLPIKRKYLTNTGKALAEKWCKLKLMKAANIKFFVDGVVACVFAVTFNDELIWGERDHDAIYIHRIVTHPEFRGYSFVKEIIKWAKDYAAKNNIKFIRMDTWADNEKLLEYYTGCGFDYVGVVTMEKTEGLPKHYEGISLSLFEIVV
- a CDS encoding GTP-binding protein (product_source=KO:K03977; cath_funfam=3.30.300.20,3.40.50.300; cog=COG1160; ko=KO:K03977; pfam=PF01926,PF14714; smart=SM00382; superfamily=52540; tigrfam=TIGR03594); amino-acid sequence: MSNIIAIVGRPNVGKSTLFNRLTESRKAIVDDISGVTRDRHYGVGEWTDRQFTVIDTGGYVANSEDVYEAAIREQVMIAIEEASVLIFMVDVTTGITDLDDDIAQVLRRSNKPVYVCANKVDNTALYNEIHTFYGFGLGDVYALSSMTGSGTGELLDEVVKNFEDIPEEENQLPKITIAGRPNVGKSSLVNALIGKERNIVTANAGTTRDSIKIHYNQFGHEFMLIDTAGLRKKTKVKENLEFYSVMRTIKALEEADVVVLMIDAVEGIESQDINIFHLAEKNKKGIVILVNKWDLIEKNTQTMKAFEEQIHERIRPFTDVPIVFTSVLNKQRIFKAIEAALEVYKNRSKKIPTSKLNDVMLPLIEKFPPPALKGKHIKIKYITQINATSPMFAFFCNLPQYIKDPYKRFIENKLRENFDFSGAPIQIYFRQK
- a CDS encoding cytochrome c biogenesis protein CcmG/thiol:disulfide interchange protein DsbE (product_source=KO:K02199; cath_funfam=3.40.30.10; cleavage_site_network=SignalP-noTM; cog=COG0526; ko=KO:K02199; pfam=PF00578; superfamily=52833); this encodes MKKNLMFLFLLIGTAVFAQETNNGKKLWAKSILNEKAPDLVVEKWISKQPDTKGKFVLIDFWATWCGPCRAYIPTLNDLQKKYADKVVIIGVSDEAAEKVEAFNNPKINYFEAIDTKGTVKDSLQVKGIPHAILIDPKGIVRWEGFPLLQGNQLTEEVIKGLLEKYKN
- a CDS encoding GTP-binding protein Era (product_source=KO:K03595; cath_funfam=3.30.300.20,3.40.50.300; cog=COG1159; ko=KO:K03595; pfam=PF01926,PF07650; smart=SM00382; superfamily=52540; tigrfam=TIGR00436); the protein is MAHKAGFVSIIGKPNVGKSTLMNVLVGERLSIITPKAQTTRHRILGIVNEEEYQIVFSDTPGIIKPKYSLQESMMSFVNGSLTDADVLLFVTDINEEHDEEDVLEKILNRNIPTIVLINKIDKALQEQVDEKIAYWQEKLNPVAIYAISALHKHNVDGLLDRVLEMLPEHPPYYDKEDLTDRSERFFVSEIIREKIFLNYQKEIPYSTEVIVKSFKEEEMKNGKGALIRITAEIVVERDSQKNILIGTAGSMLKKVGTEARLEIEKFLDNKVFLEMFVKVIPDWRSKKNYLKSFGYDN